TATTTTATCTTTGTAACTACGAAGGAGTTCCCCCTGCAATGATGGATAAAATCCAACAGAGCCTTGCGGCTGCTGTGACAGATATTTTTGACGGAGCATCGGTGATGATCGGTGGCTTCGGTGAAGCGGGCAGCCCGATCGAACTTATTCATGCCCTGATTGACCAGGGGGCTCGAGATTTAACCGTTATCAGTAATAACGCAGGTAATGGCCATGTCGGCCTTGCGGCGTTGATTCAGGCAGGGCGAGTGAAAAAAATGATTTGTTCATATCCCCGTTCGTCAAACTCAACAGTTTTTGCCGATCTGTATAAAGCCGGGAAGATAGAGCTTGAGCTCGTGCCGCAAGGCACCCTGGCGGCACGCATGCAACTGGGAGGTTCTGGCATCCCGGCGTTTTACACCCCTACGGGTGTTGGTACACCTCTGGCCGAAGGACGGGAGACCCGTATCTTTAATGGTAAAGAATATCTTCTGGAAGAGGGGATGTTAGCCGATTTTGCGCTGGTACGTTGTCATTGTGCTGATGCTATGGGAAACCTGACCTACCATATGGCGGCCCGTAATTTCGGGCCGGTGATGTGTATGGCGGCTGAGACAACCATAGTTCAAGCCCTGTCAGTTGTTCCTGTGGGCGCCTTAGACCCAGAGAAGGTCGTCACTCCAGGCATTTTCGTTGATCGAGTCATCGAAGTCAGTAATGCAGCCCATGAAAGTGAACTTGTTTCTAACGGAGTGACCTACCCATGAGCACGAGGACTAAAGCAGTTATCGGTTTATCACGGAAACAAATGGCCTGGCGCGCCGCACAGGATGTCATCGATTGTTCCTATGTAAATCTGGGGATTGGAATTCCTGAACAGATTGCCAATTACGTTCCAGAGGGGCGAACAGTCATTTACCATACCGAAAACGGGATTCTTGGATTCGGACCTTCGCCTGAGAAAGGGCAGGAAGATCCTGAATTGATTAATGCCGGGAAAAAGCCCGTAACTTTGCTTCCTGGTGCCAGTTTTTTCCATCAGGCCGATAGCTTTGCCATGATGCGTGGCGGCCACATCGATATGTGTTTCCTCGGGGCTTTACAGGTCTCTTATCAGGGAGACCTGGCCAACTGGTCGACGGGCGAACCTGGGGCGATTCCAGCAGTCGGTGGTGCCATGGACTTGGTAGCGGGGGTAAAACGGGTGTTGGTCTTAACCGATCATATGACCCGTGACGGCAGACCTAAGCTGGTGAGCACCTGTACTTACCCATTAACGTGCAAGCAGCTTGTAGAGCGAGTCTACACCAACTATGGCGTTTTCGACATCGCACCCGAAGGCTTTATCGTCCGTGAAATCGCGCCAGGGGTTACGACCGGACTGCTTGAAAAGTGCACTGCTGCTCCGCTCTTGTTTCCTGATGATTTAATACTCATGGAACCTCCTGAGCAGATGTAACGCTTATTCAGTTTAATCCCGCAAGGGTGATCCCGTAGATCGCTGACCTTTTTTTCCCTCAGGATTGGAGCAATGATGCCAACAAAAGAAGTGTGGATAATCGAAGCATTAAGGACGCCGGTCGGCAAGCATGGCGGTGGATTGGCAGGAGTGCGTCCTGACGATCTCGCG
Above is a genomic segment from Geopsychrobacter electrodiphilus DSM 16401 containing:
- a CDS encoding 3-oxoacid CoA-transferase subunit A, giving the protein MMDKIQQSLAAAVTDIFDGASVMIGGFGEAGSPIELIHALIDQGARDLTVISNNAGNGHVGLAALIQAGRVKKMICSYPRSSNSTVFADLYKAGKIELELVPQGTLAARMQLGGSGIPAFYTPTGVGTPLAEGRETRIFNGKEYLLEEGMLADFALVRCHCADAMGNLTYHMAARNFGPVMCMAAETTIVQALSVVPVGALDPEKVVTPGIFVDRVIEVSNAAHESELVSNGVTYP
- a CDS encoding 3-oxoacid CoA-transferase subunit B, producing the protein MSTRTKAVIGLSRKQMAWRAAQDVIDCSYVNLGIGIPEQIANYVPEGRTVIYHTENGILGFGPSPEKGQEDPELINAGKKPVTLLPGASFFHQADSFAMMRGGHIDMCFLGALQVSYQGDLANWSTGEPGAIPAVGGAMDLVAGVKRVLVLTDHMTRDGRPKLVSTCTYPLTCKQLVERVYTNYGVFDIAPEGFIVREIAPGVTTGLLEKCTAAPLLFPDDLILMEPPEQM